One genomic region from Blastopirellula marina encodes:
- a CDS encoding DUF1559 domain-containing protein, whose protein sequence is MSIKKSYGGFTLVELLVVIAIIGVLIALLLPAVQQAREAARRMSCSNNLKQVGVALHNYHDTHLGFPLGGWRSTAATSSPFGTSWWGGLLPFIEQSALYDRINFEADRPGWSGNTSALVGTSPTAMVCPSFPGETSGWNSRAWDSAATYIGIAGAVINNTNFTESRTNTGFACCSHSGGTNDGVISGGGMLIPNRSIRFRDVTDGSSNTLAVGECGGRMFTANSGSLTNISGPNVLMTAAGQHGWLMGSEGTGTPPSYSNHRAFNITTVRYAPNEKNYDLNGISTNYGANNPLISEHAGGVMALFVDGHVEFIAETIDLDIFKYQATRDDGQVISQN, encoded by the coding sequence ATGTCTATCAAAAAGAGCTATGGCGGATTCACGCTTGTGGAATTGTTGGTCGTCATTGCGATCATAGGCGTTCTGATTGCCCTTTTGTTGCCGGCCGTTCAACAGGCACGTGAAGCCGCACGGAGAATGTCTTGCTCGAATAATCTTAAACAGGTGGGTGTTGCTCTCCACAACTATCACGACACCCACCTGGGGTTTCCCCTCGGTGGATGGCGATCGACGGCAGCGACCTCGAGTCCGTTTGGCACCTCATGGTGGGGAGGACTCTTGCCGTTCATTGAGCAATCAGCTCTGTACGATCGAATCAACTTCGAGGCCGATCGACCAGGCTGGAGCGGAAACACTTCCGCGTTGGTAGGGACTTCGCCCACGGCGATGGTTTGCCCCTCTTTTCCTGGTGAAACGTCCGGGTGGAACAGCCGAGCCTGGGACTCGGCGGCGACCTATATCGGAATCGCCGGCGCGGTCATCAATAACACGAATTTTACCGAGTCGCGTACCAATACGGGCTTCGCTTGCTGTTCCCACTCGGGAGGAACCAACGATGGAGTCATTTCCGGAGGGGGAATGTTGATTCCCAATCGATCGATCCGTTTTCGTGATGTGACTGACGGGTCAAGCAACACGCTTGCCGTTGGCGAATGTGGCGGACGTATGTTCACGGCGAACTCCGGTTCCTTGACCAATATCTCTGGGCCAAATGTCTTGATGACGGCCGCCGGGCAACATGGTTGGTTGATGGGCTCCGAGGGAACGGGAACCCCGCCTTCGTATTCGAACCATCGCGCATTTAACATCACCACCGTCCGCTACGCGCCAAACGAGAAAAACTACGACTTGAACGGCATCAGTACCAACTATGGTGCCAACAACCCCTTGATTTCCGAGCACGCTGGTGGCGTCATGGCCCTCTTCGTGGATGGTCATGTTGAGTTCATCGCGGAAACGATTGATCTCGATATCTTCAAATATCAGGCAACCCGAGATGATGGTCAGGTGATCTCTCAAAATTAA
- a CDS encoding DUF1559 domain-containing protein, with the protein MRIQNGQARGFTLVELLVVIAIIGVLIALLLPAVQQAREAARRMSCSNNLKQVGIGLHNYHDTHGSFPLGVRQGYSNSFGPSFWGGMLPFIEQGPLYDRLNFSVSNSGWSANSAVLTGTAPTTLVCPSFAGDVNTMPQNASWDSATTYIGIAGAVINNANYTESRTATGFDCCSHSGGHNNGTTAAGGMLIANKVLKFKDATDGTSNTLVIGELGGRMYTANSSSYANIAGSNVLMSASGIYHGWLMGTNGGGTPTTQRAFNLTTIRYAPNTRNFDLDGINGNYGPNNPLLSDHPGGVMGVFTDGHVEFISETINLDILKYQATRDDGQVISGT; encoded by the coding sequence ATGCGCATTCAAAATGGCCAGGCTCGCGGGTTCACGCTAGTCGAGTTGTTGGTCGTCATCGCCATCATCGGTGTGTTAATTGCCTTGCTGTTACCGGCTGTGCAGCAAGCACGTGAAGCTGCACGACGGATGTCGTGTTCAAACAATCTGAAGCAAGTTGGGATTGGTTTGCACAACTATCACGACACGCATGGGTCGTTTCCCCTTGGCGTTCGCCAGGGGTATTCCAACTCGTTCGGCCCTTCGTTCTGGGGCGGCATGTTGCCGTTCATCGAGCAGGGACCGCTCTATGACCGCTTGAATTTCAGCGTTTCCAATAGCGGTTGGAGTGCCAACAGCGCCGTGCTTACTGGAACGGCTCCAACGACGCTTGTATGTCCTTCGTTTGCTGGCGACGTCAATACGATGCCGCAAAACGCATCCTGGGATTCGGCTACCACGTACATCGGTATCGCGGGTGCGGTGATCAACAATGCAAATTACACCGAATCGCGAACCGCGACCGGGTTTGATTGTTGTTCGCACTCAGGCGGCCACAACAATGGAACGACTGCAGCGGGCGGTATGTTGATTGCCAACAAGGTCCTGAAATTCAAAGACGCGACCGACGGGACAAGCAACACGCTGGTGATTGGCGAACTGGGAGGCCGCATGTATACCGCCAATTCAAGCTCGTACGCCAACATTGCTGGCTCGAACGTCTTGATGTCTGCCAGTGGTATTTACCATGGCTGGCTGATGGGAACCAACGGTGGAGGAACTCCAACCACGCAGCGTGCCTTTAACCTCACCACAATCCGTTACGCCCCGAACACGCGAAACTTCGATCTCGACGGGATCAACGGTAACTATGGCCCGAACAACCCATTGCTTTCCGATCATCCTGGTGGGGTGATGGGAGTGTTTACGGATGGTCATGTGGAATTCATTTCCGAAACTATCAATCTAGACATCTTGAAGTATCAGGCCACGCGAGATGATGGTCAGGTCATCTCCGGTACCTAG